The Shewanella sp. MTB7 genome includes a window with the following:
- the flgE gene encoding flagellar hook protein FlgE, protein MSFNIALSGISAAQKDLNTTANNIANVNSIGFKESRAEFADVYANSIFANGKTAVGGGATTSQVAQQFHQGSLQFTNNALDMAINGGGFFVTSSGLDSQDHTFTRAGAFKVDSNNYLVDSQGNFLQTFGVDKDGNSTSVSLTTTSPVIIPDSAGSPKKTDGIGIQMNLNAADSTLDPAAFDPNDRDTYNNSTAVTMYDSLGEPHVMTTYFVRPPQAAYTGASHWVAFYAVDGKQVDLAGAAGTYQTDANSDGTADGTGTATNAGGWKGSVMTYNDTGAYTGSDPAVILTEELGVNGAGVLGPGADGTQSLTVKFNNPTQYSSTFEVTELTQDGTTVGRLTNVEVGADGLINASYSNGSTVPLARVALARFANEQGLTQVGNTSWKASLDSGIALAGEANSGTFGSIRSSALEQSNVDLTTELVDLISAQRNFQANSRTLEVNNTLQQTILQIR, encoded by the coding sequence ATGTCGTTTAACATAGCATTGAGTGGTATTTCCGCTGCCCAGAAAGACTTAAATACTACAGCGAATAACATCGCTAACGTTAACAGCATCGGTTTTAAAGAATCTAGAGCTGAGTTTGCTGATGTTTACGCAAACTCAATTTTTGCTAATGGTAAAACTGCGGTTGGTGGTGGTGCTACGACGAGTCAGGTTGCTCAGCAGTTTCATCAAGGTAGTTTACAATTTACCAATAATGCCTTAGACATGGCGATCAATGGTGGCGGTTTCTTTGTCACATCTAGTGGATTGGATTCACAAGACCACACCTTTACTCGCGCAGGGGCTTTTAAGGTCGACTCCAATAACTACTTGGTTGACTCTCAAGGTAATTTCTTGCAAACGTTCGGTGTAGATAAAGATGGGAATTCGACTTCTGTGAGCTTAACCACAACGAGTCCCGTTATTATTCCAGATTCGGCAGGTAGTCCAAAGAAAACAGATGGAATAGGCATACAGATGAATCTAAATGCGGCAGATTCAACATTAGATCCCGCTGCATTTGATCCCAATGACCGTGATACTTATAACAATTCGACAGCGGTGACTATGTATGACTCTCTAGGTGAGCCTCATGTTATGACAACCTATTTTGTTCGTCCACCTCAAGCGGCATACACGGGTGCAAGCCACTGGGTCGCATTTTATGCCGTTGATGGTAAACAAGTTGATTTGGCCGGTGCCGCAGGTACGTACCAGACCGATGCTAACAGTGATGGAACTGCTGACGGTACAGGCACTGCGACAAATGCTGGTGGCTGGAAAGGTTCGGTAATGACCTATAATGATACCGGTGCTTATACTGGAAGCGATCCCGCTGTTATCTTAACTGAAGAGTTAGGTGTTAATGGTGCTGGTGTTTTAGGTCCTGGAGCCGATGGTACACAGAGTTTGACGGTTAAATTCAATAATCCGACTCAATATTCGTCTACTTTTGAAGTGACTGAATTAACTCAAGATGGCACCACCGTGGGTCGTTTGACTAATGTTGAAGTGGGCGCCGATGGCCTGATTAATGCCAGTTATAGTAATGGTTCCACAGTACCGCTAGCCCGAGTTGCTCTGGCTCGCTTTGCTAATGAACAAGGTTTGACTCAAGTGGGAAACACCTCTTGGAAGGCCAGTTTAGATTCAGGTATTGCACTCGCAGGTGAAGCAAACAGTGGTACATTTGGCAGTATACGTTCGTCAGCACTTGAGCAGTCAAATGTAGACTTGACGACTGAGCTGGTGGATCTTATCTCTGCCCAACGAAATTTTCAGGCTAACTCGAGAACGTTGGAAGTAAACAATACGCTGCAGCAGACGATACTTCAGATCCGTTAA
- the flgF gene encoding flagellar basal-body rod protein FlgF, which yields MDKLLYVAMSGAKQNMNSLAVRANNLANANTDGFKASMAQARSMQAFGEGLPTRVFAMTESPSADFSSGPIKTTGRDLDIAVNGSGWIAVQGADGGEAYTRSGSLSFDTSGLLRNDRGNPVMGDSGPIVLPLPIEKVEIAQDGIISVRPLGATAEVIEEVGRIKLVNPGDQNMMRGADGLFRQMSGEIAPADPFVSVESGAVEGSNVNAVDEMVSLISIQRQFEMQVKMMKTAEEMDQASASLMRIS from the coding sequence ATGGACAAATTACTCTACGTCGCGATGAGCGGCGCTAAGCAGAATATGAATTCGCTTGCGGTTCGTGCGAACAACTTAGCCAATGCCAATACTGATGGTTTTAAAGCCAGTATGGCACAAGCCCGTTCGATGCAAGCCTTTGGTGAAGGTTTGCCAACCCGAGTATTTGCAATGACAGAGAGCCCATCGGCAGATTTTTCTTCTGGTCCGATTAAGACGACTGGACGGGATCTTGATATTGCCGTTAATGGCAGTGGTTGGATTGCTGTGCAAGGTGCCGACGGGGGTGAAGCATATACTCGTTCCGGGAGTTTAAGTTTTGATACCTCTGGTTTATTACGTAACGACAGAGGAAACCCAGTAATGGGGGATTCCGGTCCTATCGTACTACCGCTTCCTATTGAGAAAGTTGAAATAGCTCAAGATGGCATTATTTCGGTAAGGCCATTAGGGGCAACAGCTGAAGTGATTGAAGAGGTGGGTCGAATTAAGTTAGTTAACCCAGGCGATCAAAACATGATGAGAGGTGCTGATGGTCTATTCAGACAGATGTCAGGAGAGATAGCACCCGCAGATCCATTTGTTAGTGTTGAAAGTGGCGCTGTTGAAGGCAGTAATGTGAATGCTGTCGATGAGATGGTGTCTTTGATTAGTATACAACGTCAATTTGAGATGCAAGTCAAAATGATGAAAACTGCTGAAGAGATGGACCAAGCATCAGCTTCGTTAATGCGCATTAGCTAG
- the flgH gene encoding flagellar basal body L-ring protein FlgH, whose amino-acid sequence MNKLLLWGILIILFMPALVGCSSTGRKPIADDPYYAPVYPEAPPTKIAATGSMYQDSRASSLYSDIKALKVGDIITVILMEQTQAKKSANNEIKKGTDLSLDPIYAGGGNITIGGQPIDLKYSDSMNTKRQSDADQSNSLSGSISANVMQVLNNGNLVIRGEKWISINNGDEFVRLTGVVRSQDIRPDNTIDSPRVANARIQYSGTGTFAEVQKVGWLSSFFMGSWWPF is encoded by the coding sequence ATGAATAAGTTATTGCTTTGGGGCATATTGATAATATTGTTTATGCCAGCATTAGTAGGCTGTAGTTCAACGGGGAGAAAACCCATTGCAGACGACCCTTATTATGCCCCGGTTTACCCAGAGGCTCCACCGACTAAAATTGCGGCAACAGGTTCAATGTACCAGGACAGTCGAGCATCTAGCCTCTATTCAGATATTAAAGCCTTGAAGGTGGGTGATATCATTACGGTGATCCTAATGGAGCAGACTCAAGCAAAGAAAAGTGCTAACAATGAGATTAAAAAAGGCACGGACTTAAGTTTGGATCCTATCTATGCAGGTGGTGGTAATATTACGATTGGTGGGCAACCTATCGATTTGAAATATTCAGACAGTATGAACACTAAACGGCAATCTGATGCAGATCAAAGTAATAGCTTATCTGGCAGTATCTCCGCAAATGTAATGCAGGTATTGAATAATGGCAATTTAGTCATTCGTGGCGAAAAATGGATAAGCATTAATAACGGTGATGAGTTTGTACGCCTTACTGGTGTTGTTCGTTCACAGGATATACGTCCAGATAATACTATCGACTCTCCACGCGTCGCCAATGCACGGATCCAGTACAGTGGAACGGGGACCTTTGCCGAGGTTCAAAAAGTGGGCTGGTTAAGCTCTTTCTTTATGGGCAGTTGGTGGCCTTTCTAA
- the flgG gene encoding flagellar basal-body rod protein FlgG, protein MHPALWISKTGLDAQQTDISVISNNVANASTVGYKKSRAVFEDLLYQTVNQAGGVSASNTKLPNGLNIGAGTKVVATQKVFTQGNMLTTDNSLDLMVEGPGFFDIQLPDGTAAYTRNGQFTLDDTGQIVTSGSGYVVQPSITIPDNATGITVSAEGEVSVKTPGTAESQVVGQLTMSDFINPSGLDPMGQNLYTETGASGTPIQGTASLDGMGAIRQGALETSNVNVTEELVNLIESQRIYEMNSKVISAVDQMLSYVNQNL, encoded by the coding sequence ATGCATCCGGCGTTATGGATAAGTAAGACTGGGTTAGATGCCCAGCAAACAGACATTTCAGTGATCTCCAATAATGTGGCTAATGCCAGTACCGTTGGCTATAAAAAAAGTCGTGCTGTTTTTGAAGACCTCTTATATCAAACCGTCAATCAGGCTGGCGGTGTGAGCGCATCAAATACTAAGCTGCCTAACGGTCTTAATATTGGTGCGGGGACAAAAGTGGTTGCCACGCAAAAAGTGTTTACTCAAGGCAACATGCTCACCACTGATAACTCTTTAGATTTGATGGTTGAAGGGCCTGGTTTTTTTGACATCCAGTTACCAGATGGGACCGCAGCTTATACCCGAAATGGACAATTTACCTTAGATGATACGGGGCAAATAGTGACTTCTGGTTCCGGTTACGTGGTTCAGCCCTCAATTACAATTCCGGATAATGCAACAGGTATTACGGTTTCTGCTGAGGGTGAAGTTTCAGTTAAAACGCCGGGTACTGCAGAGAGTCAGGTGGTTGGTCAGTTAACTATGTCCGACTTTATTAATCCAAGTGGATTAGATCCTATGGGTCAGAATTTATATACTGAAACGGGAGCCAGTGGCACACCCATTCAGGGAACTGCCTCGTTAGATGGTATGGGAGCCATTCGTCAGGGAGCATTGGAAACATCGAATGTTAATGTGACCGAAGAACTGGTGAACTTGATAGAGAGTCAACGTATTTATGAGATGAACTCTAAGGTTATCTCTGCTGTCGATCAAATGCTGTCATATGTTAATCAAAACTTGTAG
- the flgC gene encoding flagellar basal body rod protein FlgC: protein MSLFNIFNVSGSGMSAQSVRLNTTASNIANADSVSSSIDATYRARHPIFEAEMAKASHQQQSSQSVVVKGIVESDAPLQKEFSPNHPMADNDGFIYKPNVNVMEEMADMISASRSYQMNVQVAEAAKSMLQQTLRIGK, encoded by the coding sequence ATGAGCTTATTTAATATCTTTAATGTCTCGGGTTCTGGGATGTCTGCTCAGTCGGTAAGGTTAAATACTACAGCCAGTAATATTGCGAATGCAGATTCTGTCTCCAGTAGTATTGATGCAACCTATCGTGCTCGACACCCTATTTTTGAGGCCGAAATGGCCAAAGCCAGCCACCAGCAACAGTCTTCTCAATCTGTTGTAGTAAAAGGCATTGTTGAGAGTGATGCGCCTTTGCAGAAGGAGTTTTCTCCCAATCATCCAATGGCTGATAATGATGGTTTTATTTATAAACCGAATGTGAATGTGATGGAGGAGATGGCCGACATGATATCTGCATCTCGTTCCTATCAAATGAATGTCCAGGTAGCTGAAGCGGCGAAGTCAATGCTTCAGCAAACTCTCAGAATTGGCAAATAG
- the flgD gene encoding flagellar hook assembly protein FlgD: protein MSLINPLNSAQTLGGTSQTSNQSVAPAKQTASAVQAATTQSAEQTSTTGNPFIDAIRLPDESSTPEPNNQELTQEDFFSLLSQQLSMQDPFKPVDNDQMIAQMASFSTVDGINNLNDEIINLNTVMTSSQALQASGLVGQKVLIPSDTGNVSAEGREIKGIISTPETIESITVRVEDDTGQLIKTFTVDGSAGGNIDVSWDGLNKNGEPVADGNYSIKASGKVDGKSEELAVSTYAHVTSVSLGTASTGAILNLRGVGGIKIGDVLAVSES, encoded by the coding sequence GTGAGCCTCATTAATCCGTTAAATAGTGCGCAAACGTTAGGTGGAACTTCGCAGACATCAAATCAGTCTGTGGCGCCAGCAAAACAAACAGCATCGGCGGTTCAAGCTGCTACAACTCAAAGTGCTGAGCAGACTTCAACAACAGGTAATCCTTTTATTGATGCGATTCGTCTTCCTGATGAATCATCGACCCCAGAGCCAAATAATCAAGAGTTGACTCAGGAGGATTTCTTTTCATTACTGAGTCAACAGCTGTCGATGCAGGACCCTTTTAAGCCCGTCGATAACGACCAGATGATTGCACAAATGGCTTCGTTTTCGACAGTGGATGGCATTAATAATCTCAATGATGAAATTATTAATCTGAATACTGTTATGACGTCAAGCCAAGCGCTGCAAGCTTCAGGTCTCGTCGGGCAAAAAGTACTAATTCCATCAGATACAGGTAATGTCTCAGCTGAAGGTCGAGAGATCAAAGGGATTATCAGTACTCCTGAAACAATCGAAAGTATCACAGTGCGTGTCGAGGATGATACCGGTCAGTTGATTAAGACTTTTACTGTTGATGGCAGTGCGGGGGGAAATATCGATGTCAGTTGGGATGGACTGAATAAAAATGGTGAACCAGTAGCCGATGGCAATTACTCCATCAAAGCTTCCGGTAAGGTTGATGGTAAGAGTGAAGAACTGGCCGTTTCAACTTATGCCCATGTCACCAGCGTTTCATTAGGTACGGCCAGTACTGGTGCCATCCTTAATTTACGTGGGGTTGGCGGGATTAAGATTGGTGATGTCTTAGCTGTCTCTGAAAGCTAA
- a CDS encoding flagellar basal body P-ring protein FlgI, with translation MKLKLFYLFVLLLVSGTSQAQRIKDIANVQGVRTNQLIGYGLVVGLPGTGEKTTYTEQTFKTMLKNFGINLPDNLRPKIKNVAVVAVSAEMPAFIKPGQTLDVTVSSLGEAKSLRGGTLLQTFLKGVDGNVYAIAQGSMVVSGFSAEGLDGSKVIQNTPTVGRIPNGGIVERTVITPFSTGDHLTFNLRRADFSTAKRLADAINELLGPGMARPLDAASVQVSAPRDVSQRVSFLATLENIQVEPATESAKVIVNSRTGTIVVGKGVRLLPAAVTHGGLTVTIAEATQVSQPNPLAGGQTVVTANSTVDVEEEDSRMFMFNPGTTLDELVRAVNLVGAAPSDVLAILEALKVAGALHGELIII, from the coding sequence ATGAAACTTAAACTATTTTATCTATTTGTTTTGCTGTTAGTTTCAGGTACTAGTCAAGCACAGAGGATAAAGGATATTGCCAATGTCCAAGGTGTGAGAACGAACCAATTGATAGGTTATGGCTTAGTTGTCGGTTTGCCTGGAACTGGCGAGAAAACAACTTACACAGAACAAACCTTTAAAACTATGCTGAAAAATTTCGGCATTAATTTGCCGGATAACCTAAGGCCAAAAATTAAAAATGTTGCCGTGGTCGCGGTTAGTGCTGAAATGCCCGCATTTATTAAACCAGGTCAAACTCTTGACGTTACGGTTTCAAGTTTAGGAGAGGCGAAAAGTTTGCGAGGAGGCACATTACTGCAAACTTTCCTCAAAGGGGTTGACGGCAATGTGTATGCCATTGCGCAGGGAAGTATGGTTGTCAGTGGCTTTAGTGCTGAGGGGTTGGACGGGTCTAAAGTAATTCAAAATACACCGACAGTGGGTCGTATTCCTAACGGTGGAATTGTGGAAAGAACCGTGATCACACCATTTTCAACGGGTGATCACCTCACATTTAACCTGCGCCGTGCAGACTTTTCGACGGCGAAGAGATTAGCCGATGCCATTAATGAACTGCTTGGTCCAGGAATGGCGAGGCCTCTGGATGCCGCATCAGTTCAAGTCAGTGCACCAAGGGATGTTTCACAACGTGTTTCCTTTCTTGCCACTCTTGAGAATATTCAAGTAGAACCCGCCACTGAATCGGCAAAAGTGATCGTAAACTCGCGTACAGGCACGATAGTTGTCGGTAAAGGTGTTCGTTTGCTGCCTGCGGCGGTGACTCACGGTGGTCTGACGGTGACGATTGCTGAAGCCACTCAGGTTTCGCAACCCAATCCTCTGGCTGGCGGGCAAACAGTGGTGACGGCTAATAGTACTGTGGATGTCGAAGAGGAAGACAGCCGTATGTTTATGTTCAATCCCGGTACGACTCTCGATGAGTTGGTCAGGGCGGTTAATTTGGTCGGAGCTGCACCATCGGATGTGCTCGCGATATTAGAAGCATTGAAAGTTGCCGGAGCCTTACATGGCGAGCTCATTATAATCTAA